The Burkholderia ubonensis genome has a window encoding:
- a CDS encoding NfeD family protein has translation MRFQRHWHLPTPDASGRHSHHPLSARVARAVLFAALLVVCAVAAAPRAANAPAAHPPIIVIPVSGAIGPASADFIVRSLGRAAKEHAPLAILQLDTPGGLDSSMRVIIKAILGSPVPVAAFVGPSGARAASAGTYIVYASHVAAMAPGTNLGAASPVQFGIGGAPGGNPASPTGGPASPASGASGASGTLPGDTQSTESRKVMHDSAAYIRGLAQLRGRNADWAERAVREAVSLSASEAQTQHVVDVVALDPADLARQLDGRTVTTSAGAQHLATAHAPLVVVEPDWRSRFLSIITDPNVALILLTFGIYGLFFEFANPGFVLPGLVGTICLLIGLFAMQLLPVNYAGLGLVLLGLACLVAEAFLPTFGVLGFGGIASFTIGALMLIDTDVPGYGIPWPLIASLGLTGGLLVAGVSSLALRARRRPVVTGGEAMVGSIGEVLDDGLVPDQPQTAGGPEPSAAGWALVRGERWRVACSAPLAAGCRVRVTGRQGLMLTVAPLYDKPPTSVVKGEQQ, from the coding sequence ATGCGCTTCCAACGCCATTGGCATCTGCCGACGCCCGACGCGTCGGGCCGACATTCCCACCACCCGCTGTCGGCGCGGGTCGCGCGCGCCGTGCTGTTCGCGGCGCTGCTCGTCGTCTGCGCGGTCGCCGCGGCGCCGCGTGCCGCGAACGCGCCCGCGGCCCATCCACCCATCATCGTGATCCCGGTCAGCGGCGCGATCGGGCCGGCCAGCGCCGATTTCATCGTCCGCTCGCTCGGCCGCGCGGCGAAAGAGCATGCGCCGCTCGCGATCCTGCAGCTCGACACGCCGGGCGGCCTCGATTCTTCGATGCGGGTGATCATCAAGGCGATCCTCGGCTCGCCGGTGCCGGTCGCCGCATTCGTCGGGCCGAGCGGCGCGCGCGCGGCGAGCGCGGGCACCTACATCGTGTACGCGAGCCACGTCGCGGCAATGGCGCCGGGCACCAACCTCGGCGCGGCGTCGCCGGTCCAGTTCGGCATCGGCGGCGCGCCCGGGGGCAACCCGGCGTCGCCGACCGGCGGGCCCGCATCGCCCGCGTCGGGCGCATCAGGCGCGTCGGGCACGCTGCCCGGCGACACGCAATCGACCGAATCCCGCAAGGTGATGCACGATTCGGCCGCCTACATCCGCGGCCTCGCGCAGTTGCGCGGCCGTAACGCCGATTGGGCGGAGCGCGCGGTGCGCGAAGCGGTCAGCCTGTCGGCGAGCGAGGCGCAGACACAGCACGTCGTCGACGTGGTCGCGCTGGACCCGGCCGACCTCGCGCGCCAGCTCGACGGCCGCACCGTGACGACGTCCGCGGGCGCGCAGCATCTCGCGACCGCGCACGCGCCGCTCGTCGTCGTCGAGCCCGACTGGCGCAGCCGCTTCCTGTCGATCATCACCGATCCGAACGTCGCGCTGATCCTGCTGACGTTCGGCATCTACGGGCTGTTCTTCGAATTCGCGAACCCGGGGTTCGTGCTGCCGGGCCTCGTGGGCACGATCTGCCTGCTGATCGGCCTGTTCGCGATGCAGTTGCTGCCGGTCAACTACGCGGGCCTCGGCCTCGTGCTGCTGGGCCTCGCGTGCCTCGTCGCCGAGGCGTTCCTGCCGACCTTCGGCGTGCTCGGCTTCGGCGGCATCGCGTCGTTCACGATCGGCGCGCTGATGCTGATCGACACCGACGTGCCCGGCTACGGGATTCCGTGGCCGCTGATCGCGAGCCTCGGGCTCACCGGCGGGCTGCTGGTGGCCGGCGTGTCGAGCCTCGCGCTGCGCGCGCGGCGCCGGCCGGTCGTCACCGGCGGCGAGGCGATGGTCGGCAGCATCGGCGAAGTGCTCGACGACGGCCTCGTGCCCGACCAGCCGCAAACGGCCGGCGGCCCCGAGCCGTCCGCCGCCGGCTGGGCGCTGGTGCGCGGCGAGCGCTGGCGGGTCGCATGCAGCGCGCCGCTCGCCGCGGGCTGCCGGGTGCGCGTCACGGGCCGCCAGGGGCTGATGCTGACGGTCGCCCCGCTCTATGACAAGCCGCCAACTTCGGTCGTAAAGGGAGAACAACAATGA
- a CDS encoding slipin family protein, which yields MIGYTFGFSSLLIVFAVLIVASSIRIFREYERGVVFMLGRFWKVKGPGLVLIIPIVQQVVRIDLRTVVFDVPAQDVITRDNVSVKVNAVVYFRVVDPEKAVIQVARFFDATSQLAQTTLRSVLGKHELDALLAEREQLNADIQKTLDAQTDAWGIKVSTVEIKHVDLNETMVRAIARQAEAERERRAKVIHAEGELQASEKLLQAAQRLALQPQAMQLRYLQTLTTIAADKNSTIVFPLPVELLSSLLERFGPPRER from the coding sequence ATGATTGGCTATACGTTCGGCTTCAGCAGCCTGCTGATCGTTTTCGCCGTGCTGATCGTCGCGTCGTCGATCCGCATCTTCCGCGAATACGAGCGCGGCGTCGTGTTCATGCTCGGCCGCTTCTGGAAAGTGAAGGGGCCGGGGCTCGTGCTGATCATCCCGATCGTCCAGCAGGTGGTGCGCATCGACCTGCGCACCGTCGTGTTCGACGTGCCCGCGCAGGACGTGATCACGCGCGACAACGTGTCGGTGAAGGTGAACGCGGTCGTGTATTTCCGCGTCGTCGATCCGGAGAAGGCCGTGATCCAGGTCGCGCGCTTCTTCGACGCGACGAGCCAGCTCGCGCAGACGACGCTGCGTTCGGTGCTCGGCAAGCACGAGCTGGACGCGCTGCTCGCCGAGCGCGAGCAGTTGAACGCCGACATCCAGAAGACGCTCGACGCGCAGACCGACGCATGGGGCATCAAGGTGTCGACGGTCGAGATCAAGCACGTCGACCTCAACGAGACGATGGTGCGCGCGATCGCGCGGCAGGCGGAGGCCGAGCGCGAGCGGCGCGCGAAGGTGATCCACGCGGAAGGCGAGCTGCAGGCTTCCGAAAAGCTGCTGCAGGCGGCGCAGCGGCTCGCGCTGCAGCCGCAGGCGATGCAGTTGCGCTACCTGCAGACGCTGACGACGATCGCGGCGGACAAGAACTCGACGATCGTGTTTCCGCTGCCGGTCGAGCTGCTGAGTTCCTTGCTCGAGCGCTTCGGGCCGCCTCGCGAGCGCTGA
- a CDS encoding HAD family hydrolase: MQRRTFINTLAAATAATSLMLKAGTADAKNAAAPDALDPGRWSPFNAARLQAVLDQHGVGSKRYDAKRRPYAVFDWDNTCIMNDCEEALLMYQINHLQYKLTPDEFVDVMWKDVPKGAFAKDYTTVDGKPVTMEDLAADVEADYRWLYANYQGFGGGKSLDEIRETDQFKDFRTKLYFMYDAICDTHPLEIGYKWIIYFYRNMTTAELQAMAQASNDYGIGDALRKVKYESPKTLPGKAGVVAATHFHGIRIHEEIRAVMHTLRANGIDVYVSTASIDDVVRVFAGHPNYGYGVPPENVIGLRLDMRDGKYVSHYPDGWHFNYGPGKTVGIRNVLESKKGYGPLLVFGDSDGDAWMLRDFKDTAVGVIVNRMKKGEIGADSKLAAAQIGNPDARFLLQGRDEHTGLMIPDEKSIKYGKTERRLLA; the protein is encoded by the coding sequence ATGCAACGCCGCACGTTCATCAACACCCTTGCCGCGGCCACCGCCGCGACGTCGCTCATGCTCAAGGCCGGCACGGCCGACGCAAAGAACGCCGCTGCGCCGGACGCGCTGGACCCGGGCCGCTGGTCGCCGTTCAATGCCGCGCGCCTGCAGGCGGTGCTCGACCAGCATGGCGTCGGGAGCAAGCGCTACGACGCGAAGCGGCGCCCGTACGCGGTGTTCGACTGGGACAACACGTGCATCATGAACGACTGCGAAGAGGCGTTGCTGATGTACCAGATCAACCATCTGCAGTACAAGCTGACGCCGGACGAATTCGTCGACGTGATGTGGAAGGACGTGCCGAAGGGCGCGTTCGCGAAGGACTACACGACGGTGGACGGCAAGCCGGTGACGATGGAAGACCTCGCCGCCGACGTCGAGGCAGACTATCGCTGGCTCTACGCGAACTACCAGGGCTTCGGCGGCGGCAAGAGCCTCGACGAGATTCGCGAGACCGATCAGTTCAAGGATTTCCGCACGAAGCTGTACTTCATGTACGACGCGATCTGCGATACGCATCCGCTCGAGATCGGCTACAAGTGGATCATCTACTTCTACCGGAACATGACGACCGCCGAGCTGCAGGCGATGGCGCAGGCGTCGAACGACTACGGCATCGGCGACGCGCTGCGCAAGGTGAAGTATGAAAGCCCGAAGACGCTGCCGGGCAAGGCGGGCGTCGTCGCCGCCACGCATTTCCACGGCATCCGCATTCACGAGGAGATTCGCGCGGTGATGCATACGCTGCGCGCGAACGGCATCGACGTGTACGTGAGCACCGCATCGATCGACGACGTCGTGCGCGTGTTCGCCGGCCACCCGAACTACGGCTACGGCGTGCCGCCGGAGAACGTGATCGGCCTGCGTCTGGACATGCGCGACGGCAAGTACGTCAGCCACTACCCGGACGGCTGGCACTTCAACTATGGCCCGGGCAAGACCGTCGGCATCCGCAACGTGCTCGAATCGAAGAAGGGCTACGGTCCGCTGCTGGTGTTCGGCGACAGCGACGGCGACGCATGGATGCTGCGCGACTTCAAGGACACCGCGGTCGGCGTGATCGTGAACCGGATGAAGAAGGGCGAGATCGGCGCGGACAGCAAGCTCGCGGCCGCGCAGATCGGCAATCCGGACGCGCGCTTCCTGCTGCAGGGCCGCGACGAGCACACGGGCCTGATGATCCCGGACGAGAAGTCGATCAAGTACGGCAAGACGGAGCGCAGGCTGCTGGCATAA